A window of the Sabethes cyaneus chromosome 1, idSabCyanKW18_F2, whole genome shotgun sequence genome harbors these coding sequences:
- the LOC128732657 gene encoding uncharacterized protein LOC128732657, whose product MKVFIVSAVLLACAMAAPAPGEETSTTGSALNMAMKFFGSCFESDEMGTCLAVKGITALNRAARASNIEIVPGVTFSRDPNVPAERMGKSVSENEIISTLPATSEEKSDALFDMAVDSAKRLFTARSIQIRLPEEATETIARSIEEGRLLKKGKKLKKVLGPLVLAVGGKLFALLPLLLGGVALLAVKALFVSKIALVLALVLAAKKFLGGAVDGASTLGLLSKAVGGGGAGLGAAVGGGAAAPAAAGWSGAGASGWSQGNAQYPYARSYDTAQDLAYSAQAPKA is encoded by the exons ATGAAAGTGTTTATCGTATCCGCGGTGCTCCTGGCCTGTGCTATGGCCGCCCCTGCTCCAGGCGAGGAAACTTCCACCACCGGAAGTGCGCTGAATATGGCTATGAAGTTCTTCGGCAGCTGTTTTGAATCGGACGAAATGGGAACCTGTCTGGCGGTGAAAGGAATTACCGCTTTGAACCGTGCTGCCCGTGCCAGTAACATCGAAATCGTGCCTGGTGTAACCTTCTCAAG AGATCCAAATGTCCCTGCTGAGCGCATGGGCAAATCCGTCTCGGAGAACGAAATCATCAGCACCCTGCCAGCCACCTCGGAAGAAAAGAGCGACGCTCTGTTCGATATGGCCGTCGATTCCGCCAAACGGCTGTTCACCGCTCGCTCGATCCAGATCCGTCTGCCCGAGGAAGCCACCGAAACCATTGCCCGCTCGATCGAAGAAGGTAGACTGCTGAAGAAAG GCAAAAAACTGAAGAAGGTCCTCGGCCCACTGGTTTTGGCTGTCGGTGGTAAGCTGTTCGCTCTGCTGCCCCTGCTGCTCGGAGGTGTTGCCCTCCTGGCCGTCAAGGCTCTGTTCGTCTCGAAGATCGCTCTGGTTCTGGCTCTTGTAttggccgcgaaaaaattcctaGGTGGAGCCGTTGATGGAGCAAGCACTCTGGGTCTACTATCCAAGGCCGTTGGAGGTGGAGGAGCCGGTCTAGGAGCTGCCGTCGGTGGTGGAGCCGCCGCCCCTGCTGCTGCTGGATGGTCGGGTGCTGGTGCTAGTGGTTGGTCCCAAGGAAACGCCCAGTACCCATATGCCCGCAGCTACGATACTGCCCAGGATCTTGCTTACAGCGCTCAGGCTCCAAAGGCGTAA
- the LOC128745627 gene encoding uncharacterized protein LOC128745627, translated as MSVILETDPCTFDMLMKMKRVLIGWELCKVVEAITAFRCFNCSEYGHKASACSKPHCCPKCAGPHDAKECSADFVKCVNCDQLNKRRNAPDDNLVDICHAAWSIDCPLNMKNLKRARQRIDYST; from the coding sequence ATGTCTGTGATTTTGGAaaccgatccgtgcactttcgATATGCTGATGAAGATGAAGCGTGTTCTTATCGGCTGGGAGCTGTGCAAGGTTGTCGAAGCGATAACAGCCTTCCGATGTTTCAACTGTTCGGAATACGGCCATAAAGCATCCGCATGTAGCAAACCCCATTGCTGTCCCAAGTGTGCTGGACCCCACGATGCCAAGGAATGTTCGGCTGATTTTGTGAAGTGCGTTAATTGTGACCAGCTTAATAAACGACGAAACGCTCCTGACGATAACCTTGTTGATATCTGCCATGCTGCTTGGAGTATTGATTGCCCGCTCAACATGAAGAACTTGAAACGTGCCCGACAGAGGATTGACTACTCGACATAG